One Plasmodium gaboni strain SY75 chromosome 1, whole genome shotgun sequence DNA segment encodes these proteins:
- a CDS encoding hypothetical protein (conserved Plasmodium protein, unknown function): MNHLFSFQTNLNDIFTGDNIKKSENSCDYCIKRKRVCKCDTIKEELGSEHISILNELIDLKKYYDEVCEKIVDKYQDVVHRFEYDKDIVKYIKKHNINDEIECVDWLYFYELLKERKILENIINTKEDKDNMTSFNSFHINEEANFISCINYYLKINKYNNVHHNWMGMSLNPFNEYINNNYNFDIFNRNENIDDINKEKKNDFLNYHSLLKMKNEKEDMYNERTKKKDDILLSLLYKDKKFYPLYYYSYILYENEKWISGINNTGNILHLENIEYVWNKTVREGNKIKLFHLITCDCLKIKDIHNIYMNNNKNNMEINKDKIKIIEESIHIERILCISQLVCSLGMINIGGCFIMKIKLSFDNFLLSIFSILSICFKKVDVYRPSCCYLQNIIFLIGIHFNGITSIFLSCLNNWVQLAQKEIVPFLSGNYKYNVEDDIVKIKEKEQKKIKLNDNILHDNRKEDNMWNYINHSIIPLKWIKSNYLKEYKNCINHFIEYIIYELKKCINVSNMSLIKKNIENTKNTYISQFFEEHKIIDIKKKDKLIYKFMDHIYEDVDLLNETYQEKNKDKINDHKYSTMDNISISSEDINNETFFNNNINNADNKNWLKINNTILYETEEKGIYFRNTYYKNNYCNDNIKKYRKKITALLKKIKFKNFSNMDDNNINLEDDDDINENKKTPTNNHHNNNNNNKNELFQLDEYIIKKRKFSMDKNLILKHHLEFENLLKKQVYFTSKNWFKSYLHNSVDKYNNSFFLKKKNIFKDILKCRYYLYYNNYDIHINSFKQILKQYEPLNISYINYELHANVIDCLFTLTNCAYLNIFQDSSFLEQFIVISNEQNVYNFFSKFQNGHYVYFDEKIKSHILSEHGSKKRDTEHSETFLNLDDMYENKKSYKAISELLISCIKDKNSCSFIYIDMNSIYPNFVDVVEKELKIKNYLVGSLIIAYNFLKKNGNMIIRLSSVLTFFTAGLIYILFCSFDKIEFFIPPSCDDISLDIFLYCHNFNENYIYRHYIQFIWDALICNKHIDEKLFNMDEKNKLEKPINKRRKADLYFSVPMYYLMNKHFVMFLKKFNSFYFKHHINVCLNFMKEPKYFYHNKILIKSLLTHFFKAYVIQAKTFENVYKSIGMSYDNFYEGREDSDDEDEEEDEENQEEDQNKKEEQKVVEEKEKIHETYDEEKSFKTFLDLNRNVSNEKNQFEFYSSDSNYSIMCEYKNVPSEISISESAWDSS; the protein is encoded by the exons ATGAATCATCTGTTCAGCTTTCAAACAAATTTAAATGACATCTTTACAGGTGATAACATCAAAAAATCAGAGAACAGTTGTGATTATTGtataaaaaggaaaaggGTATGTAAATGTGATACTATAAAAGAGGAACTAGGAAG CGAACATATATCCATTTTGAACGAGCTGATAGATCTGAAGAAATATTACGATGAAGTGTGCGAAAAGATTGTAGATAAATATCAAGATGTTGTTCATCGTTTTGAATACGACAAAGATATAgtgaaatatataaagaagcataatataaatgatgaGATAGAATGTGTAGATTggttatatttttatgagttattaaaagaaaggaaaatacttgaaaatataattaacacaaaagaagataaagataatatGACATCATTTAATAGTTTCcatataaatgaagaagctaattttataagttgcataaattattatttaaaaataaataaatataataatgttcATCATAATTGGATGGGTATGAGTTTAAATCCttttaatgaatatataaataataattataattttgatatatttaataggaatgaaaatattgatgatataaataaagaaaagaaaaatgattttttgaattatcattcattattaaaaatgaaaaatgaaaaagaagatatGTATAATgaaagaacaaaaaaaaaagatgacatattattatctttattatataaagataaaaaattttatcctttatattattattcatatatattatatgaaaatgaaaaatgGATCTCTggtataaataatacagggaatatattacatttaGAAAATATTGAATATGTATGGAATAAGACAGTTCGAGAAGgtaataaaattaaattatttcatttaattaCATGTGACtgtttaaaaataaaggatattcataatatatatatgaataacaataagaataatatgGAAATAAACAAAGataagataaaaataatagaaGAAAGTATTCATATAGAAAGAATATTATGTATAAGTCAATTAGTATGTTCTTTAGGTATGATAAATATTGGAGGATGttttattatgaaaataaaattatcttttgataatttccttttatcaattttttctattctttctatatgttttaaaaaagtaGATGTGTATAGACCATCCTGTTGttatttacaaaatattatatttttgatagGGATTCATTTTAATGGTATAACATCTATATTTCTGTCATGCTTAAATAATTGGGTTCAATTAGCACAAAAAGAAATTGTTCCTTTCTTAAGTGgtaattataaatacaatGTTGAAGATGatattgtaaaaataaaagaaaaagaacaaaaaaaaattaagctgaatgataatatattacatgATAATAGAAAAGAGGATAATATGTggaattatataaatcataGTATTATTCCACTTAAATGGATTAAAAgtaattatttaaaagaatataaaaactgtataaatcattttattgaatatataatatatgaattaaaaaaatgtattaatGTATCAAATATGAGtttaattaaaaagaatatagaaaataccaagaatacttatatatctcaattttttgaagaacataaaattatcgatataaaaaaaaaggataaattaatatataaatttatggatcatatatatgaggatgttgatttattaaatgaaacatatcaagaaaaaaataaagataaaattaATGATCATAAATATAGCACCATGGATAATATCAGTATATCATCAGAAGATATAAACAATGAgacattttttaataataatattaacaatgctgataataaaaattggttaaaaataaataatactATTTTATATGAGACCGAAGAAAAAGGTATTTATTTTAgaaatacatattataaaaataattattgtaatgacaatataaaaaaatatcgaaaaaaaataacagctttattaaaaaaaataaaatttaaaaattttagTAATATggatgataataatattaatttgGAAGATGACGATGATATAAAcgaaaataaaaaaacacCAACAAATaatcatcataataataataataataataaaaatgaattgTTCCAACTTGATGagtatattataaaaaaaagaaaatttagtatggataaaaatttaattttaaaacatCATTTAGAATTtgaaaatttattaaaaaaacaagTTTATTTTACAAGTAAAAATTGGTTTAAATCTTATTTACACAATAGTgtagataaatataataattctttttttttaaaaaagaaaaatatttttaaagatATCTTAAAATGTagatattatttatattataataattatgatatacatattaatagttttaaacaaatattaaaacaatatgaaccattaaatatatcttatataaattatgaatTACATGCAAATGTAATCGATTGTCTTTTTACTCTAACAAATTGTGCatatttgaatatttttcaaGATAGTTCATTTTTAGAACAATTTATAGTTATAAGTAATGAACAAAATGTCTATAActttttttcaaaatttCAAAATGGTCACTATGTTTATTTTGATGAGAAAATTAAATCGCATATTTTATCGGAGCATG gGTCAAAGAAACGTGATACTGAACATTCTGAAACATTTCTTAACCTAGATGATATgtatgaaaataaaaaatctTACAAAGCGATAAGTGAATTATTAATTAGTTGTATAAAGGATAAGAATAGTTGctcatttatttatatagatATGAATAGTATATATCCAAATTTTGTAGATGTAGtagaaaaagaattaaaaataaaaaattatttggTGGGTAGTTTAATTATAGcttataattttttaaaaaaaaatgggAATATGATAATACGCTTAAGTAGTGTTCTTACATTTTTTACGGCAGgtttaatttatattttattttgttcatttgataaaatagaattttttattccACCATCATGTGATGATATTAGTTTAgatatatttctatattgTCACAACTTcaatgaaaattatatatatcgtcattatatacaatttaTATGGGATGCtttaatatgtaataaacatattgatgagaaattatttaatatggatgaaaaaaataaattagaaaagcctataaataaaagaagaaaagCTGATCTCTATTTTTCTGTTCCTATGTATTATCTAATGAATAAACATTTTGttatgtttttaaaaaaattcaattctttttattttaaacATCATATTAATGTATGCTTGAATTTTATGAAAGAGccaaaatatttttatcataataaaattttgatAAAATCTTTGCTCACCCATTTTTTTAAGGCTTATGTTATTCAGGCGAAAACATTTGAAAATGTATATAAGTCCATAGGAATGAgttatgataatttttatgaagGAAGAGAAGATAGtgatgatgaagatgaaGAGGAAGACGAAGAAAATCAAGAAGAAGATCAAAACAAAAAGGAAGAGCAAAAGGTAGTAGaggaaaaagaaaaaattcATGAAACAtatgatgaagaaaaaagctttaaaacatttttaGATTTAAATAGAAATGTATCAAATGAGAAAAATCAATTTGAATTTTATTCTAGCGATTCGAATTATTCAATAATGTgtgaatataaaaatgttcCGAGTGAAATATCTATATCTGAATCTGCATGGGACAGTTCctaa